The nucleotide window AGCAATGAGAGGCAGACGAATCGAAAATCCCCAGACCATCAAAAGGGCCACCACCGATAGGGTCAACAGCTCAGGAACATCGATCATCGGGAAGACCAGCTGAATCAGCAACTTGAATCCAACGAATGCCACTGCGAGGTATCCAGCCGATTCGAGTCTTGAATAGATCTTCAGCCATTGGATGAACAAGCCGGACGTGAAGCGCAGAGCGACCACACCGATCAGAGCGCCAGTGATCACAAGGAACAACTGATCACTGATTGCAACAGCGGCAGCGACACTGTCGATCGAGAACGCCAAATCAGTGACTGCCAGAGTGACGACTGTTCGGCGAAAGCTCACCGTCGACGAAGAGTCCAATGAGGTCTTTGCGTCGTCATCAAGGTCTGTGGGTCGCCAATGTTGATAACAAAGCCATAGGAGATATCCACCTGCCAGCAGCTGGATCGGTGGGAAGGCGAGGACCCATTGCGCCATGAGGATGAGCGCCACACGGAGCACGAACGCCATCAACACACCCAGATTGAGAGCCTG belongs to Synechococcus sp. WH 7805 and includes:
- a CDS encoding membrane protein, whose translation is MDTAALPSLTAWLDGVDHLGELLPLLPVLVSLELLLSADNAIALAAIARKQSDPALERQALNLGVLMAFVLRVALILMAQWVLAFPPIQLLAGGYLLWLCYQHWRPTDLDDDAKTSLDSSSTVSFRRTVVTLAVTDLAFSIDSVAAAVAISDQLFLVITGALIGVVALRFTSGLFIQWLKIYSRLESAGYLAVAFVGFKLLIQLVFPMIDVPELLTLSVVALLMVWGFSIRLPLIAEET